A window of the Strix aluco isolate bStrAlu1 unplaced genomic scaffold, bStrAlu1.hap1 HAP1_SCAFFOLD_196, whole genome shotgun sequence genome harbors these coding sequences:
- the TMEM269 gene encoding transmembrane protein 269 isoform X3, whose amino-acid sequence MWMVSPPVGVFQSTKKLFLSERAGRGRTLEFIRKNAANGLSVANLVAGLSSILCSLNRQYHHSCWLLLVGFLLDLADGAVARQLDACSALGAKLDDFADFTTFGLATALLLQPQGVLDGLLAIAYVMAVFARLCFFSSAGIPFTYRGLPCPYASSLLAGTFLLTGGNVTLLRVTAVVMILFMVDRGFYPHDKVLESQLWKKLVYAGGKDGDKIKGGRAGGGGGRSRSQRLFLIRRGGGRPLLTDGGGFRLLPRLVDILHHLPLRCLELQSLNPSLPNA is encoded by the exons ATGTGGATGGTGTCACCGCCGGTCG GTGTTTTCCAGTCCACGAAGAAGCTGTTCCTGAGCGAGCGGGCGGGCCGCGGTCGGACGCTGGAGTTCATCCGGAAAAACGCCGCCAACGGGCTCTCCGTGGCCAATCTGGTGGCAGGGCTCTCCTCCATCCTCTGCAGCCTCAATAg gcaatACCACCACtcgtgctggctgctgctggtgggattTCTGCTCGATTTGGCCGACGGAGCCGTCGCCCGACAGCTCGACGCCTGCTCGGCGCTGG GTGCCAAACTGGATGATTTCGCCGATTTCACCACCTTCGGGCTGGCCacggctctgctgctgcagccgcAGGGTGTCCTGGATGGGCTACTGGCCATCGCCTACGTGATGGCCGTATTCGCTCGCCTCTGCTTCTTCTCCAGCG CAGGGATCCCCTTCACCTACCGGGGGCTGCCCTGTCCCTACGCCTCCTCGCTGCTGGCGGGCACCTTCCTGCTGACGGGGGGTAACGTCACCCTGCTGCGTGTCACCGCCGTCGTCATGATCCTCTTCATGGTCGATCGGGGTTTCTACCCCCACGACAAGGTGCTGGAGTCCCAGCTCTGGAAGAAATTGGTTTACGCCGGAGGTAAAGACGGGGACAAAATCAAGGGGGGGCGAGCTGGCGgcggaggaggaaggagcagatcCCAAAGGCTTTTCCTAATCCGTAGGGGTGGTGGCCGTCCTCTTCTCACCGACGGCGGTGGCTTCCGTCTATTGCCTCGCCTGGTCGACATCCTACATCATCTTCCCCTTCGCTGTCTGGAGCTGCAAAGCCTAAACCCGTCTTTGCCTAACGCCTAG
- the LOC141918994 gene encoding LOW QUALITY PROTEIN: proproteinase E-like (The sequence of the model RefSeq protein was modified relative to this genomic sequence to represent the inferred CDS: inserted 2 bases in 2 codons; deleted 8 bases in 6 codons; substituted 1 base at 1 genomic stop codon) produces MGSMGTGLYRVSAPGAAGGVLGATSPPRPRLMFNPPTPRPPPSTQVGTGCPFPGVPLGALDTGGDLRPAATPGCPDXAGXTMLSLLLLLVAGGSRAAVLPDSRVVNGEDAKPYSXPWQVSGQGDLGGGGHHTCGGSLIASDWVMTAAHCISSSRTYDVVLGEYDMGAGEGPEQRIPVDPADIFVHPKWRSSCVACGNDIALLKLQRPAVLNTQVQDGAAAARGTILPNGYPCYLSGAGGGWPRGGALPDRLQQALLPVVDYEHCTQPDWWGALAIRRTMICAGGAEKAGCNGDSGGPLNCQAADGHWEVHGIASFVSGLGCNAPKKPTVFTRVSAFEDWIAETMSQN; encoded by the exons ATGGGGTCTATGGGCACAGGGCTCTATAGGGTCTCCGCGCCGGGGGCGGCTGgcggggtgctgggtgccacGTCCCCCCCAAGGCCGAGGTTAATGTTtaacccccccacccctcgccccccccccagcacccaggtgGGCACCGGGTGCCCGTTCCCAGGGGTGCCCTTGGGTGCCCTCGATACCGGGGGGGATTTAAGGCCGGCAGCCACCCCTGGGTGCCCTGACTGAGCAG CCACGATGCTgagcctcctcctgctgctggtggccGGTG GCAGCCGGGCCGCGGTGCTGCCGGACTCACGGGTGGTCAACGGGGAGGATGCCAAACCCTATA TGCCCTGGCAGGTGAGTGGgcagggggatttggggggg ggggggcatcaCACCTGCGGCGGCTCCCTCATCGCG TCCGACTGGGTGATGACGGCTGCGCACTGCATCTC CTCCTCGCGCACCTACGAC GTGGTGCTGGGCGAGTACGAcatgggtgctggggagggcCCCGAGCAGCGCATCCCCGTGGACCCCGCCGACATCTTCGTCCAC CCCAAATGGCGAAGCTCCTGCGTGGCCTGCGG CAATGACATCGCCCTGCTGAAGCTGCAGCGCCCGGCGGTGCTCAACACCCAGGTGCAAGACGGGGCGGCTGCCGCC CGGGGCACCATCCTGCCCAATGGGTACCCCTGTTACCTGAGCGGAGCTGGGGGCGGCTGGCCA CGGGGGGGGGCGCTGCCCGATCGGCTGCAGCAGGCGCTGCTGCCCGTGGTGGACTACGAGCACTGCACCCAGCCCGACTGGTGGGGCGCC CTGGCCATCCGCCGCACCATGATCTGCGCCGGCGGCGCCGAGAAGGCCGGCTGCAAC GGCGACTCGGGGGGTCCCCTGAACTGCCAGGCGGCTGACGGGCACTGGGAGGTGCACGGCATCGCCAGCTTCGTCTCGGGGCTGGGCTGCAACGCGCCCAAGAAGCCGACGGTCTTCACCCGCGTCTCCGCCTTCGAGGACTGGATCGCTGAG ACCATGAGCCAGAACTGA
- the TMEM269 gene encoding transmembrane protein 269 isoform X6: MWMVSPPVGVFQSTKKLFLSERAGRGRTLEFIRKNAANGLSVANLVAGLSSILCSLNRQYHHSCWLLLVGFLLDLADGAVARQLDACSALGAKLDDFADFTTFGLATALLLQPQGVLDGLLAIAYVMAVFARLCFFSSGIPFTYRGLPCPYASSLLAGTFLLTGGNVTLLRVTAVVMILFMVDRGFYPHDKVLESQLWKKLVYAGGVVAVLFSPTAVASVYCLAWSTSYIIFPFAVWSCKA, translated from the exons ATGTGGATGGTGTCACCGCCGGTCG GTGTTTTCCAGTCCACGAAGAAGCTGTTCCTGAGCGAGCGGGCGGGCCGCGGTCGGACGCTGGAGTTCATCCGGAAAAACGCCGCCAACGGGCTCTCCGTGGCCAATCTGGTGGCAGGGCTCTCCTCCATCCTCTGCAGCCTCAATAg gcaatACCACCACtcgtgctggctgctgctggtgggattTCTGCTCGATTTGGCCGACGGAGCCGTCGCCCGACAGCTCGACGCCTGCTCGGCGCTGG GTGCCAAACTGGATGATTTCGCCGATTTCACCACCTTCGGGCTGGCCacggctctgctgctgcagccgcAGGGTGTCCTGGATGGGCTACTGGCCATCGCCTACGTGATGGCCGTATTCGCTCGCCTCTGCTTCTTCTCCAGCG GGATCCCCTTCACCTACCGGGGGCTGCCCTGTCCCTACGCCTCCTCGCTGCTGGCGGGCACCTTCCTGCTGACGGGGGGTAACGTCACCCTGCTGCGTGTCACCGCCGTCGTCATGATCCTCTTCATGGTCGATCGGGGTTTCTACCCCCACGACAAGGTGCTGGAGTCCCAGCTCTGGAAGAAATTGGTTTACGCCGGAG GGGTGGTGGCCGTCCTCTTCTCACCGACGGCGGTGGCTTCCGTCTATTGCCTCGCCTGGTCGACATCCTACATCATCTTCCCCTTCGCTGTCTGGAGCTGCAAAGCCTAA
- the TMEM269 gene encoding transmembrane protein 269 isoform X1, with protein sequence MWMVSPPVDEGSHQLVWLWDHGKGVFQSTKKLFLSERAGRGRTLEFIRKNAANGLSVANLVAGLSSILCSLNRQYHHSCWLLLVGFLLDLADGAVARQLDACSALGAKLDDFADFTTFGLATALLLQPQGVLDGLLAIAYVMAVFARLCFFSSAGIPFTYRGLPCPYASSLLAGTFLLTGGNVTLLRVTAVVMILFMVDRGFYPHDKVLESQLWKKLVYAGGKDGDKIKGGRAGGGGGRSRSQRLFLIRRGGGRPLLTDGGGFRLLPRLVDILHHLPLRCLELQSLNPSLPNA encoded by the exons ATGTGGATGGTGTCACCGCCGGTCG atgaagGATCTCACCAGCTTGTCTGGCTTTGGGACCACGGCAAAG GTGTTTTCCAGTCCACGAAGAAGCTGTTCCTGAGCGAGCGGGCGGGCCGCGGTCGGACGCTGGAGTTCATCCGGAAAAACGCCGCCAACGGGCTCTCCGTGGCCAATCTGGTGGCAGGGCTCTCCTCCATCCTCTGCAGCCTCAATAg gcaatACCACCACtcgtgctggctgctgctggtgggattTCTGCTCGATTTGGCCGACGGAGCCGTCGCCCGACAGCTCGACGCCTGCTCGGCGCTGG GTGCCAAACTGGATGATTTCGCCGATTTCACCACCTTCGGGCTGGCCacggctctgctgctgcagccgcAGGGTGTCCTGGATGGGCTACTGGCCATCGCCTACGTGATGGCCGTATTCGCTCGCCTCTGCTTCTTCTCCAGCG CAGGGATCCCCTTCACCTACCGGGGGCTGCCCTGTCCCTACGCCTCCTCGCTGCTGGCGGGCACCTTCCTGCTGACGGGGGGTAACGTCACCCTGCTGCGTGTCACCGCCGTCGTCATGATCCTCTTCATGGTCGATCGGGGTTTCTACCCCCACGACAAGGTGCTGGAGTCCCAGCTCTGGAAGAAATTGGTTTACGCCGGAGGTAAAGACGGGGACAAAATCAAGGGGGGGCGAGCTGGCGgcggaggaggaaggagcagatcCCAAAGGCTTTTCCTAATCCGTAGGGGTGGTGGCCGTCCTCTTCTCACCGACGGCGGTGGCTTCCGTCTATTGCCTCGCCTGGTCGACATCCTACATCATCTTCCCCTTCGCTGTCTGGAGCTGCAAAGCCTAAACCCGTCTTTGCCTAACGCCTAG
- the TMEM269 gene encoding transmembrane protein 269 isoform X4, with translation MWMVSPPVDEGSHQLVWLWDHGKGVFQSTKKLFLSERAGRGRTLEFIRKNAANGLSVANLVAGLSSILCSLNRQYHHSCWLLLVGFLLDLADGAVARQLDACSALGAKLDDFADFTTFGLATALLLQPQGVLDGLLAIAYVMAVFARLCFFSSAGIPFTYRGLPCPYASSLLAGTFLLTGGNVTLLRVTAVVMILFMVDRGFYPHDKVLESQLWKKLVYAGGVVAVLFSPTAVASVYCLAWSTSYIIFPFAVWSCKA, from the exons ATGTGGATGGTGTCACCGCCGGTCG atgaagGATCTCACCAGCTTGTCTGGCTTTGGGACCACGGCAAAG GTGTTTTCCAGTCCACGAAGAAGCTGTTCCTGAGCGAGCGGGCGGGCCGCGGTCGGACGCTGGAGTTCATCCGGAAAAACGCCGCCAACGGGCTCTCCGTGGCCAATCTGGTGGCAGGGCTCTCCTCCATCCTCTGCAGCCTCAATAg gcaatACCACCACtcgtgctggctgctgctggtgggattTCTGCTCGATTTGGCCGACGGAGCCGTCGCCCGACAGCTCGACGCCTGCTCGGCGCTGG GTGCCAAACTGGATGATTTCGCCGATTTCACCACCTTCGGGCTGGCCacggctctgctgctgcagccgcAGGGTGTCCTGGATGGGCTACTGGCCATCGCCTACGTGATGGCCGTATTCGCTCGCCTCTGCTTCTTCTCCAGCG CAGGGATCCCCTTCACCTACCGGGGGCTGCCCTGTCCCTACGCCTCCTCGCTGCTGGCGGGCACCTTCCTGCTGACGGGGGGTAACGTCACCCTGCTGCGTGTCACCGCCGTCGTCATGATCCTCTTCATGGTCGATCGGGGTTTCTACCCCCACGACAAGGTGCTGGAGTCCCAGCTCTGGAAGAAATTGGTTTACGCCGGAG GGGTGGTGGCCGTCCTCTTCTCACCGACGGCGGTGGCTTCCGTCTATTGCCTCGCCTGGTCGACATCCTACATCATCTTCCCCTTCGCTGTCTGGAGCTGCAAAGCCTAA
- the TMEM269 gene encoding transmembrane protein 269 isoform X5 has product MWMVSPPVDEGSHQLVWLWDHGKGVFQSTKKLFLSERAGRGRTLEFIRKNAANGLSVANLVAGLSSILCSLNRQYHHSCWLLLVGFLLDLADGAVARQLDACSALGAKLDDFADFTTFGLATALLLQPQGVLDGLLAIAYVMAVFARLCFFSSGIPFTYRGLPCPYASSLLAGTFLLTGGNVTLLRVTAVVMILFMVDRGFYPHDKVLESQLWKKLVYAGGVVAVLFSPTAVASVYCLAWSTSYIIFPFAVWSCKA; this is encoded by the exons ATGTGGATGGTGTCACCGCCGGTCG atgaagGATCTCACCAGCTTGTCTGGCTTTGGGACCACGGCAAAG GTGTTTTCCAGTCCACGAAGAAGCTGTTCCTGAGCGAGCGGGCGGGCCGCGGTCGGACGCTGGAGTTCATCCGGAAAAACGCCGCCAACGGGCTCTCCGTGGCCAATCTGGTGGCAGGGCTCTCCTCCATCCTCTGCAGCCTCAATAg gcaatACCACCACtcgtgctggctgctgctggtgggattTCTGCTCGATTTGGCCGACGGAGCCGTCGCCCGACAGCTCGACGCCTGCTCGGCGCTGG GTGCCAAACTGGATGATTTCGCCGATTTCACCACCTTCGGGCTGGCCacggctctgctgctgcagccgcAGGGTGTCCTGGATGGGCTACTGGCCATCGCCTACGTGATGGCCGTATTCGCTCGCCTCTGCTTCTTCTCCAGCG GGATCCCCTTCACCTACCGGGGGCTGCCCTGTCCCTACGCCTCCTCGCTGCTGGCGGGCACCTTCCTGCTGACGGGGGGTAACGTCACCCTGCTGCGTGTCACCGCCGTCGTCATGATCCTCTTCATGGTCGATCGGGGTTTCTACCCCCACGACAAGGTGCTGGAGTCCCAGCTCTGGAAGAAATTGGTTTACGCCGGAG GGGTGGTGGCCGTCCTCTTCTCACCGACGGCGGTGGCTTCCGTCTATTGCCTCGCCTGGTCGACATCCTACATCATCTTCCCCTTCGCTGTCTGGAGCTGCAAAGCCTAA
- the TMEM269 gene encoding transmembrane protein 269 isoform X2, translating into MWMVSPPVDEGSHQLVWLWDHGKGVFQSTKKLFLSERAGRGRTLEFIRKNAANGLSVANLVAGLSSILCSLNRQYHHSCWLLLVGFLLDLADGAVARQLDACSALGAKLDDFADFTTFGLATALLLQPQGVLDGLLAIAYVMAVFARLCFFSSGIPFTYRGLPCPYASSLLAGTFLLTGGNVTLLRVTAVVMILFMVDRGFYPHDKVLESQLWKKLVYAGGKDGDKIKGGRAGGGGGRSRSQRLFLIRRGGGRPLLTDGGGFRLLPRLVDILHHLPLRCLELQSLNPSLPNA; encoded by the exons ATGTGGATGGTGTCACCGCCGGTCG atgaagGATCTCACCAGCTTGTCTGGCTTTGGGACCACGGCAAAG GTGTTTTCCAGTCCACGAAGAAGCTGTTCCTGAGCGAGCGGGCGGGCCGCGGTCGGACGCTGGAGTTCATCCGGAAAAACGCCGCCAACGGGCTCTCCGTGGCCAATCTGGTGGCAGGGCTCTCCTCCATCCTCTGCAGCCTCAATAg gcaatACCACCACtcgtgctggctgctgctggtgggattTCTGCTCGATTTGGCCGACGGAGCCGTCGCCCGACAGCTCGACGCCTGCTCGGCGCTGG GTGCCAAACTGGATGATTTCGCCGATTTCACCACCTTCGGGCTGGCCacggctctgctgctgcagccgcAGGGTGTCCTGGATGGGCTACTGGCCATCGCCTACGTGATGGCCGTATTCGCTCGCCTCTGCTTCTTCTCCAGCG GGATCCCCTTCACCTACCGGGGGCTGCCCTGTCCCTACGCCTCCTCGCTGCTGGCGGGCACCTTCCTGCTGACGGGGGGTAACGTCACCCTGCTGCGTGTCACCGCCGTCGTCATGATCCTCTTCATGGTCGATCGGGGTTTCTACCCCCACGACAAGGTGCTGGAGTCCCAGCTCTGGAAGAAATTGGTTTACGCCGGAGGTAAAGACGGGGACAAAATCAAGGGGGGGCGAGCTGGCGgcggaggaggaaggagcagatcCCAAAGGCTTTTCCTAATCCGTAGGGGTGGTGGCCGTCCTCTTCTCACCGACGGCGGTGGCTTCCGTCTATTGCCTCGCCTGGTCGACATCCTACATCATCTTCCCCTTCGCTGTCTGGAGCTGCAAAGCCTAAACCCGTCTTTGCCTAACGCCTAG